In Arachis hypogaea cultivar Tifrunner chromosome 2, arahy.Tifrunner.gnm2.J5K5, whole genome shotgun sequence, a genomic segment contains:
- the LOC112738611 gene encoding inorganic phosphate transporter 1-4, with product MAKDQLQVLNALDVAKTQWYHFTAIIVAGMGFFTDAYDLFCISLVTKLLGRIYYHVDGAPKPGTLPPNVSAAVNGVAFIGTLSGQLFFGWLGDKLGRKKVYGMTLMLMVVCSVASGLSFGREPKSVLATLCFFRFWLGFGIGGDYPLSATIMSEYANKKTRGAFIAAVFAMQGFGILAGGIFAIVISSIFKVKFNSPPYKVDPVGSTVPEADFAWRIILMVGALPAALTYYWRTKMPETARYTALVAKNMEQATKDMSKVMQVELQAEELKKEEDRTKDFGLFSKQFAARHGLHLLGTASTWFLLDVAFYSQNLFQKDIFSAVGWIPPAETMNALEEVYKIARAQTLIAVCSTVPGYWFTVAFIDKIGRFTIQLIGFFFMTVFMFALAIPYEHWTQKENRIGFVVLYSLTFFFANFGPNSTTFVVPAEIFPARFRSTCHGISSASGKLGAMIGAFGFLYLAQSPDKTKTDAGYPPGIGVKNSLLVLGVVNILGFLFTFLVPEPKGKSLEEISGEHEQEDEVGNKV from the coding sequence ATGGCGAAGGATCAACTTCAAGTGTTGAATGCACTTGATGTGGCGAAAACACAATGGTATCATTTCACAGCAATCATTGTTGCAGGAATGGGATTTTTCACAGATGCCTATGATTTGTTTTGTATTTCCCTCGTAACGAAACTACTCGGCCGCATATACTATCACGTTGACGGCGCACCAAAGCCGGGAACTTTGCCGCCCAATGTCTCCGCCGCAGTTAACGGCGTAGCCTTCATCGGAACACTCTCTGGCCAGCTCTTCTTTGGCTGGTTAGGTGACAAGCTCGGAAGAAAGAAAGTCTACGGCATGACTCTGATGCTTATGGTGGTTTGCTCCGTCGCCTCCGGCCTCTCGTTCGGCCGGGAACCGAAGTCGGTTCTGGCGACGCTCTGCTTTTTCCGGTTCTGGCTCGGATTCGGGATCGGAGGAGATTATCCGCTTTCTGCCACCATTATGTCGGAGTACGCAAATAAGAAAACTCGCGGCGCATTTATAGCCGCCGTCTTCGCGATGCAGGGATTTGGTATCTTGGCCGGAGGCATATTTGCAATCGTTATCTCATCGATATTCAAGGTGAAATTCAATTCTCCACCATATAAGGTTGATCCGGTAGGCTCAACTGTTCCAGAAGCAGATTTTGCGTGGAGAATAATTCTTATGGTGGGGGCTCTTCCCGCTGCACTGACATACTATTGGAGGACAAAGATGCCGGAAACCGCGCGTTACACGGCGTTGGTTGCGAAGAACATGGAACAGGCTACAAAAGATATGTCTAAAGTTATGCAAGTAGAACTCCAAGcagaggaattaaagaaagaggAGGATAGAACTAAGGATTTTGGCTTGTTCTCTAAACAATTCGCGGCGCGTCACGGTTTACATTTGCTTGGAACAGCGAGTACATGGTTCTTGCTTGATGTTGCATTTTACAGTCAGAATCTCTTCCAGAAAGATATCTTCAGCGCAGTCGGTTGGATTCCTCCTGCGGAAACCATGAATGCGTTGGAAGAAGTTTACAAGATCGCGAGAGCTCAAACGCTTATAGCTGTCTGCAGTACAGTTCCTGGATACTGGTTTACAGTAGCATTCATTGATAAGATCGGAAGATTCACCATCCAATTGATTGGCTTCTTCTTCATGACAGTGTTCATGTTCGCCCTCGCAATTCCTTATGAGCACTGGACTCAGAAAGAGAATCGCATTGGATTCGTCGTGTTGTATTCATTAACATTCTTCTTCGCAAACTTTGGGCCTAACTCAACCACTTTCGTCGTCCCTGCAGAGATCTTCCCTGCAAGATTCCGCTCTACATGTCATGGGATTTCGTCGGCTTCCGGCAAGCTTGGTGCTATGATTGGTGCTTTTGGATTCCTATATTTGGCGCAGAGTCCGGACAAGACCAAGACAGATGCAGGTTATCCTCCCGGCATCGGTGTCAAGAATTCTTTGTTGGTATTAGGAGTGGTTAATATTTTAGGGTTCTTGTTTACATTCTTGGTGCCTGAGCCAAAGGGAAAATCTTTAGAAGAAATATCAGGTGAGCATGAACAAGAAGATGAGGTTGGAAATAAGGTATAG